A window of the Arenibacter algicola genome harbors these coding sequences:
- a CDS encoding helix-turn-helix domain-containing protein has protein sequence MKFDRYFPTERLKPYIKYFVVSENELANEYKVFPSSGLVIGFQYKGQLATIKENTVSKLTSAGITGITDEYKVFKNSEDIGTILVYFTEIGFTHFASHPANELFNLSLSLDEIFDKNSILEVEEKLAIANTDKLRIKIVEQFLASQLKDIQIDKLIVEAVKLIYQSNGIIRVKELKEKLFISQSPFEKRFRKVVGTTPKKFASIVRFNTVLDNLNETKTLTEICYEQNFFDQAHFIKDFKQFTGYTPQNSNASFRKTIFYNYKGFHHPIFTS, from the coding sequence ATGAAATTTGACAGATATTTTCCGACAGAAAGACTAAAACCCTACATCAAATATTTTGTAGTGTCGGAAAACGAATTGGCTAATGAATACAAGGTTTTTCCTTCATCTGGCCTGGTCATTGGTTTTCAATACAAAGGACAACTTGCTACAATAAAAGAAAATACTGTAAGCAAGCTGACTTCGGCAGGAATAACAGGAATTACTGATGAATATAAAGTGTTTAAAAATTCAGAAGACATAGGAACCATTTTAGTTTACTTTACCGAAATAGGTTTTACACATTTTGCTTCACATCCTGCCAACGAACTCTTTAATTTAAGCCTTTCGCTTGACGAAATTTTTGATAAAAACAGCATACTAGAAGTTGAAGAAAAATTGGCAATTGCCAACACAGACAAACTTCGGATAAAAATCGTTGAGCAGTTTTTAGCATCCCAGCTCAAAGACATTCAAATAGACAAATTAATAGTTGAAGCCGTAAAACTTATTTACCAAAGTAATGGAATTATCCGTGTAAAAGAGCTGAAAGAAAAGCTATTTATCAGCCAAAGCCCATTTGAAAAGCGGTTTAGAAAAGTAGTTGGAACAACACCCAAAAAATTTGCTTCTATTGTTCGTTTCAATACAGTACTTGACAATCTGAATGAAACGAAAACGTTGACTGAAATCTGCTACGAACAAAATTTCTTCGACCAGGCCCATTTTATTAAAGACTTCAAGCAATTTACGGGCTACACTCCTCAAAATTCAAACGCTTCTTTTAGAAAAACGATTTTTTACAATTATAAGGGTTTTCATCATCCCATCTTTACATCGTAA
- a CDS encoding DinB family protein, with protein sequence MTQTELIVLNFTEIRRRSLELWNALPKSQYYWKPDENAMTAIEMIRHVLEADYGWNMIINQGDMTCYKTPWKDRPFVSVKDELEFASPYRKRFLQSVLQFSDQQLSKTEIIHPGNGEKKILGKYLLRIGYHESVHAG encoded by the coding sequence ATGACCCAAACCGAACTCATAGTTTTAAATTTTACCGAAATTAGAAGAAGAAGCTTAGAACTTTGGAATGCACTTCCCAAAAGTCAATACTATTGGAAACCGGACGAAAACGCAATGACTGCGATAGAAATGATTAGACATGTATTGGAAGCCGATTATGGTTGGAATATGATTATCAATCAAGGTGATATGACATGTTACAAGACCCCTTGGAAAGACAGACCATTTGTAAGCGTGAAGGATGAACTTGAATTTGCATCACCATATCGAAAAAGATTTCTGCAAAGTGTTCTACAATTCTCGGATCAGCAACTAAGTAAAACAGAAATCATTCATCCAGGAAATGGAGAAAAGAAAATACTCGGAAAATATTTATTACGGATTGGATATCACGAATCTGTACACGCGGGATAA
- the rhuM gene encoding virulence protein RhuM/Fic/DOC family protein encodes MNSISDIEIFQSSDGQAEVAVTFDNETVWLNQEQMSQLFERDRTVIGRHIGNIFREGELAEKVVCADFAHTTQHGAIEGKTQTKKAIYYNLDVIISVGYRIKSKRGTQFRQWASQRLKDYLIKGYTINQKRLEQTNQEIQILRSGIRILGRAIEDKAQEQGLQWLTQFAKGLTLLDDYDHERLDSKGLSKGPTNYPTKTEYKLLIDQMRKEFDSNLFGLEKDQGFDSAISQITKGFDENDFYPSIEEKAATLLYLITKNHAFTDGNKRIAAACFLMFLKKNSMLSDGTGMPIISNEALASVTLLVAASKPEEMEIVKKLIISILNRNKK; translated from the coding sequence ATGAATAGTATCAGTGATATAGAGATCTTCCAAAGTTCAGATGGACAAGCAGAGGTAGCAGTAACATTTGATAATGAGACTGTCTGGCTGAATCAAGAACAAATGAGTCAATTATTCGAACGGGATAGAACGGTCATTGGTCGACATATAGGAAATATTTTCAGGGAAGGTGAATTGGCAGAAAAAGTGGTATGTGCAGATTTTGCACATACCACTCAACATGGCGCAATTGAAGGAAAAACACAGACAAAAAAAGCTATATACTATAATTTGGATGTTATCATTTCAGTCGGATATAGGATTAAATCCAAGCGTGGCACACAATTCCGACAATGGGCGAGCCAGAGATTGAAAGACTATTTGATCAAAGGATATACCATTAATCAGAAACGATTAGAGCAAACAAACCAAGAAATCCAAATTCTAAGATCTGGGATTCGAATTCTTGGCAGAGCCATTGAAGATAAGGCTCAGGAGCAAGGGCTTCAATGGTTGACACAATTTGCAAAAGGCCTTACCCTCTTGGACGACTACGACCACGAAAGACTTGATTCAAAAGGCTTATCCAAGGGTCCAACAAACTATCCGACGAAAACAGAATATAAACTGCTTATAGATCAAATGAGGAAGGAGTTTGATTCCAATCTATTCGGGTTAGAGAAAGATCAAGGATTTGACAGTGCAATTTCCCAGATCACAAAGGGATTTGATGAAAACGATTTTTATCCTAGTATTGAGGAAAAAGCAGCAACATTACTCTACTTGATAACAAAAAACCATGCATTCACGGACGGTAATAAGAGAATTGCGGCCGCTTGCTTTCTTATGTTTCTAAAAAAAAACAGCATGTTATCAGATGGAACCGGGATGCCTATAATTAGCAATGAAGCCCTGGCCAGTGTTACACTCCTTGTGGCCGCTAGTAAACCTGAAGAAATGGAAATTGTAAAAAAGCTAATAATAAGTATCCTAAATAGAAATAAGAAATAA
- a CDS encoding SDR family NAD(P)-dependent oxidoreductase, which translates to MKNKTVIITGASSGIGKEIAKYFIERESNVVMNSSNEENLRRAYKEFGSPSNALYLAGDISKLDTGQKLVALALEKFNSIDVLINNAGVFAPKPFLEVEEKDLDLYWSVNLKGTYFTSQAVIPQMIKQQNGSIINIGTVLVEHAIDGFPATAALTSKGAIHSLTRQLAAEFGKSNIKVNTIAPGIIRSPLQGKIGIENADSLAGLHLLNRIGEATDIAEAAYYLATSNFITGETINIAGGHTVGHAI; encoded by the coding sequence ATGAAAAACAAAACCGTAATCATTACAGGAGCATCCTCAGGAATTGGTAAAGAAATTGCAAAATATTTTATAGAACGAGAGAGTAATGTTGTAATGAACTCTTCAAATGAAGAAAATTTAAGAAGGGCTTACAAAGAATTTGGTTCTCCCTCTAATGCTCTATACTTAGCCGGAGATATTAGCAAGCTAGATACTGGGCAGAAACTTGTTGCTCTGGCATTGGAAAAATTTAATTCTATAGATGTTTTAATCAATAATGCGGGAGTATTTGCTCCAAAACCCTTTTTAGAGGTTGAAGAAAAAGATCTAGACCTATATTGGAGTGTTAACCTAAAGGGAACATATTTTACCTCTCAAGCAGTTATCCCTCAAATGATTAAACAACAAAATGGTTCTATAATAAACATAGGAACTGTATTGGTAGAACACGCCATAGATGGATTTCCAGCAACAGCGGCATTAACAAGTAAAGGTGCTATCCATTCTTTAACGAGACAATTAGCAGCAGAATTTGGTAAAAGCAATATTAAGGTTAATACTATCGCTCCTGGAATTATCAGAAGTCCATTGCAAGGAAAAATAGGAATTGAGAATGCTGACAGTTTAGCTGGGTTACACTTGCTAAACAGAATTGGAGAAGCAACTGATATTGCAGAAGCAGCTTACTATTTGGCTACTTCTAATTTTATAACAGGAGAAACAATTAACATAGCAGGAGGCCATACAGTAGGTCACGCTATCTAA
- a CDS encoding tautomerase family protein, which translates to MPYINIRVTDEQVTQEQKRQLIEGATQLVVDILNKNPQTTHVIIDEVPIANWGVNGKQYLGTKK; encoded by the coding sequence ATGCCATACATTAACATTAGAGTTACTGACGAACAAGTAACACAAGAACAAAAACGTCAATTAATAGAGGGTGCTACACAACTAGTAGTTGACATTCTCAACAAAAATCCACAAACAACACATGTAATTATTGATGAAGTACCTATAGCAAATTGGGGAGTAAATGGGAAACAGTATTTAGGAACTAAAAAATAA
- a CDS encoding Crp/Fnr family transcriptional regulator translates to MTHPLRQHIEEVISLTDEEFDFVLSHFKQINKRKHQYLIQEGEIVNKEYWIIKGCLKSYFVDKTGKEHIIQFGMENWWITDYESFVKQTKSKTSIDCVEDCELLYISFENRDKLTAQMHKMERFWAKKSKIGRIALQNRILSLLQNSTKERYNLLLEQYPELFQRVPKKMIAAYLGVSRETLSRLDS, encoded by the coding sequence ATGACACATCCTCTAAGACAACATATAGAAGAAGTAATTAGCCTTACAGATGAGGAATTTGATTTTGTTTTGAGTCATTTTAAGCAAATCAATAAACGTAAACATCAATATCTTATTCAAGAAGGAGAAATTGTAAATAAAGAATACTGGATAATAAAAGGTTGCTTAAAAAGCTACTTTGTTGACAAAACGGGAAAGGAACATATTATCCAATTTGGAATGGAAAATTGGTGGATTACGGATTATGAATCTTTTGTAAAACAAACCAAATCTAAAACTTCTATCGACTGTGTAGAAGATTGTGAATTACTATATATCTCATTCGAAAACAGAGACAAACTAACCGCTCAAATGCATAAAATGGAACGCTTTTGGGCTAAAAAAAGTAAAATCGGTCGTATTGCACTTCAAAATAGGATTCTGTCATTGTTACAAAATTCAACGAAGGAAAGGTACAACTTACTTCTCGAACAATATCCAGAACTTTTCCAACGTGTTCCTAAAAAAATGATTGCCGCCTATTTAGGTGTCTCTAGAGAAACACTTAGTAGATTAGACTCATAA
- a CDS encoding DUF1398 domain-containing protein, whose product MKEAHGKVKSGADFPSYIQDLKKLGVTYYETYGADGHTDYYGVKDYKIISPAKYEMLTVAEKSNDEQFKTDLKIHQDGKTDYPTFCTDCAKSGIEKWAVCMEKMTCTYYDKAGNELLVEEIPE is encoded by the coding sequence ATTAAAGAAGCTCACGGCAAAGTAAAATCAGGTGCGGATTTTCCTTCTTATATTCAAGACCTAAAAAAGTTAGGTGTAACGTACTATGAAACTTATGGAGCAGATGGACATACCGACTACTATGGAGTAAAAGATTACAAAATCATATCCCCTGCAAAATATGAGATGTTAACAGTAGCAGAAAAGTCTAATGATGAACAGTTTAAAACAGATTTAAAAATTCATCAAGACGGCAAGACTGATTATCCAACATTCTGTACTGACTGTGCCAAGTCAGGTATAGAAAAATGGGCGGTTTGTATGGAAAAAATGACCTGCACTTATTATGACAAAGCAGGAAATGAATTGTTGGTGGAAGAAATTCCGGAATAA
- a CDS encoding response regulator: MREETLWIIDDDMVSQFAIKYKIGQSYPNNRVSTFYSVQEALDALKECMDGKMEFPEKVLLDLGLPVLTGWHFLVELEKFRGSISPFEIYVVSAFSNSTDRQRAKNHSLVKGYFEKPLDNIAVDKIFMSRQNE; this comes from the coding sequence ATGAGAGAAGAAACCCTATGGATCATTGATGATGATATGGTATCACAATTTGCCATAAAGTATAAGATTGGGCAATCTTACCCCAACAATAGGGTAAGTACATTTTATTCCGTTCAGGAGGCATTAGACGCCCTAAAGGAATGTATGGATGGTAAAATGGAATTTCCGGAAAAGGTTTTATTGGACTTAGGCTTACCAGTGCTAACAGGGTGGCACTTTCTGGTAGAACTGGAAAAATTTCGAGGAAGTATTAGCCCTTTCGAGATTTATGTCGTTTCCGCATTTTCCAATTCAACGGACCGTCAGCGTGCTAAGAACCATTCTTTGGTCAAGGGCTATTTTGAAAAGCCGTTGGATAACATTGCCGTGGACAAAATATTTATGTCCCGGCAGAATGAATGA
- a CDS encoding IS110 family RNA-guided transposase, with translation MIKDIKYFGIDISHLVFDITDSDGNYYHFKNNISGFKKFVKILGVDSHCVMEATGYYHYQLAYYLLESGMKVSVENPLAVKRFIQMKLSKIKTDKSDSRLICEYAGQVKLKLWQGNSKHQIECLQMTRLLSVYTKQSTMLKNKLHGEAVLGNPSKFVIGSLKRSLKQVQKELKTLEEKLLILVKQVHQDVLTRLKTIPGIGDKTAVMLVVLTDGFNRFTSGSELCSYAGLTPIIRQSGSSVKGRPRISKIGNQKLRNLLFMCSFNACKCNRACRALYERIVAKGKSKKLALIAVCNKLLKQAFAIAKSGLIYDDTYRSTLVKN, from the coding sequence ATGATTAAAGATATCAAATATTTTGGGATTGACATTAGCCATCTAGTTTTCGATATCACGGATTCCGATGGCAATTACTATCATTTTAAAAATAATATTTCTGGATTTAAGAAGTTCGTAAAGATCTTGGGTGTTGATAGTCACTGCGTAATGGAAGCTACGGGTTATTATCATTATCAGTTGGCCTATTATTTACTTGAGTCCGGAATGAAAGTATCGGTGGAAAATCCATTAGCGGTAAAACGTTTTATACAGATGAAGTTATCGAAGATCAAGACCGATAAGAGCGATTCCAGACTTATTTGTGAGTATGCAGGACAGGTGAAGCTCAAACTCTGGCAAGGCAATTCTAAACATCAGATAGAATGCCTCCAGATGACCAGGCTCCTTTCTGTATATACAAAACAGAGCACGATGCTAAAAAATAAATTGCACGGAGAAGCTGTTTTAGGCAATCCAAGTAAATTTGTTATTGGATCATTGAAGCGGAGTTTGAAACAAGTTCAAAAAGAATTAAAAACCTTGGAAGAAAAACTATTGATACTGGTTAAACAAGTGCACCAGGATGTTCTGACACGCCTAAAGACTATTCCGGGAATCGGAGACAAAACCGCCGTTATGTTAGTGGTTCTAACAGATGGGTTCAATCGTTTTACCAGCGGAAGTGAATTATGCAGTTATGCCGGTCTGACCCCCATAATCAGACAGAGCGGTAGCAGCGTGAAAGGACGACCACGCATAAGTAAGATAGGTAACCAAAAACTCCGTAACCTATTGTTTATGTGCAGTTTTAACGCTTGTAAATGCAACAGGGCCTGCAGGGCACTTTATGAGCGCATAGTAGCTAAGGGGAAGAGTAAAAAACTGGCATTGATCGCAGTGTGCAACAAGCTGCTAAAACAAGCCTTTGCAATCGCAAAATCAGGATTGATATATGACGATACTTATAGAAGTACCTTGGTTAAAAATTAA
- a CDS encoding DJ-1/PfpI family protein translates to MKTHFKLLMMSLVAVIGCNTDKSKSHTNAWNLQPTNVSLDTLTKHLKPFKKELPTIGLLMFNGVLQTEVIATSDVFAKPSIDGKQLFNVVTIAETNSPITTEEGMRFFPDYTFENCPRLTALFVPSAYDMYAQVHNDKVVDFIREKNNETLYTVSNCAGAQLIGKTGIADGHKIVTWIGGGNQLQKDYPKLKVQNDSLVTFVEDGKFSSSNGNLASYISALSLLEKMAGHEHRKFVEGYLYLDRLQNWKD, encoded by the coding sequence ATGAAAACACATTTTAAACTACTAATGATGTCTTTAGTTGCTGTGATAGGTTGTAATACAGACAAATCCAAATCCCATACCAATGCTTGGAATTTACAACCCACAAATGTTTCGTTGGATACCTTGACAAAACACCTAAAACCTTTCAAAAAAGAATTGCCAACTATCGGTCTCCTGATGTTCAATGGCGTTCTACAAACTGAAGTAATTGCAACTTCCGATGTTTTTGCTAAACCGAGTATTGATGGCAAGCAGCTTTTTAATGTTGTTACCATTGCAGAAACCAACAGTCCGATAACTACAGAAGAAGGTATGAGGTTTTTTCCCGATTATACTTTTGAAAACTGCCCACGACTTACAGCCTTGTTTGTGCCAAGTGCTTATGACATGTACGCCCAGGTGCATAATGATAAAGTGGTAGATTTTATAAGGGAGAAAAATAACGAAACCTTATACACGGTTAGCAATTGTGCCGGAGCCCAACTTATAGGAAAAACCGGTATTGCAGATGGACATAAAATTGTAACTTGGATCGGAGGGGGCAATCAATTGCAAAAGGATTATCCAAAACTAAAAGTGCAGAATGACAGTCTGGTAACATTTGTTGAAGACGGTAAATTTAGTTCCTCGAACGGTAATTTGGCAAGTTATATATCCGCTTTGAGCTTATTGGAAAAAATGGCCGGTCATGAACATAGAAAGTTCGTGGAGGGCTACCTATACCTTGATCGCCTGCAAAACTGGAAAGATTGA
- a CDS encoding nuclear transport factor 2 family protein codes for MYKESIKEIESIITNYFEGIFHGDVTKLKACFYENVAIYGDIKGVEYLKSINEYLEGVKSRQSPKDLNETFKMKIIGIDIMGKIAIAKLHVPMLGYNYYDYLSLAKVNDDWKIVNKLFTHEE; via the coding sequence ATGTATAAAGAAAGTATAAAAGAAATCGAAAGTATAATCACTAATTATTTCGAAGGGATTTTTCACGGAGATGTAACTAAACTTAAAGCTTGTTTTTATGAAAATGTAGCTATTTATGGAGATATTAAAGGTGTTGAGTATTTAAAAAGTATAAACGAATATCTTGAAGGAGTTAAAAGCAGACAAAGCCCGAAAGATTTAAATGAGACTTTCAAAATGAAAATCATAGGAATAGATATAATGGGTAAAATCGCAATTGCCAAATTACATGTTCCCATGTTAGGGTATAATTATTATGACTACTTATCATTGGCCAAAGTTAATGATGATTGGAAAATTGTAAATAAACTATTCACACATGAAGAATAA